CTTATTTTTTGAAAAGTCTTTCTTCATGAAAGGTTCAAATTTTTCAAATGATTGCAATATTTCCTTTATATTCCATTGGTCTAAAATATTTTTTAAAGTCCCACTCACTTCTAAAGAGCATTGATTAAATTTTTCAACGCTCTCATTAAAGTAACTTGTATAAGCTTGAATAATCTCATGGGGAATTTTTTGAGTGCAAAAAGGGCATGCATTATCAGGCATTTCTTTTTGTAATTTTATTCCTTTCTCAATAAACTCTCTTCCAACCTTTCTAATATGCTCTTTAATTTTCTTTGAAACTTCCCCTGCCTCTTTATCTATATCAAAGGAAAATAAAAATTCTAACTTATCTTTTATTGTTTGATAATCTTTAGGCAATTCCATTTCTTTTAAACCATCAAATTTTTTCATGGCTTCATCCAATTCGTTAAAATCTTTTTCCAGTTTCATTAATACATCTTCTTGATATTTAAATTTATCCTTTGACACTTTACAGGAATTATTTATTTCAATCTCATTTAGTGTTATTTGAATAGTCCTTGAAATCACTTTTTTTCGTATTTTTTCTATTTCTTCCTTATATTTTTCAATTTCACTTTTTTGTTTAGCGGTCAAAGTTTCAGCGCTGTTCTCATCTTTAATTTTTTTTTGTCTTTTTTCTACTTTCCCCCTATAATCTTTTAATTGATTGATTTCTTTCGTTTCTTCGCCTAAAACCGAGCCTTCTAAAATGATAGTGCCATCATCTAGCTTTTTAAGTCCAAACTCACTATTGAAAGGCGTGTTATTGTGCAAAAAATCGCTATTATAGATTTCAACCTTAAAAGATGGTGCTCCAATATTGCTATTTGGCTCTATTGTATAGCTTCCATCTTTGCATTCAAATTCAATGCTTGGGGATTTATCAGCAGAAATGGTGCGATACTTTTCAATGTGCTTATTTTTTGAAATCAGTAGCTCAAAAGCCCTTGTCAAGCTTGTTTTTCCACGCCCATTATTTCCAAAAATGATATTATAGCGTCCAAACTCATCCATTTCAATCATGTCTAAACCACAAAACGCCTTAAAAGATTTTATCTTTTTGATATTGATCGCCATGTTTTTTCTCGCTTTTTTCTTTAATTTTTCTTATACAACTCAATTAGATACAAAATTATATCACTCTAAATCTTCCCCATCATACCCAAGCTCTAGCGCCTTCACTTGCCCAATAGCATTACCCGCAATGCCCTTAATAGAGCCATACATGTTAATCGTACCCTCAAACACTTTGTCAATTTGTTTTTCCCTGCTTTTCCAGATCCTATTCATCGCGCGTTTTTCGCTTTCTAAATCCGCTCTCAATTGCTCAAACCCCTCTATAATCGCATTCACTTGCATAGAAAATTCAGAGCTTGTCAAATAATGATAGAGCAGATTCACTTTATCGCCCTTATTTTCCTGACTTTTTTTAGCCAAACCTACTTGAATAACCCCCTCTCTTAACACCGCGCTCAACCCCTTAAACTCTTCAAACGAACACACCCACACCCCTTCAAATAACCCCATCCTCTCCATCTCTTTAGGCAACGCTTCACTCACAATGACCCCTACATCAGCCCCAATCTCTCGCATGTCGCTTTTAAGCTTTTCCACCCAAGCTTTTTGGAATTCTTTAGTGCGTTTGCTCTCATAATAAATTTTCCCGCAATTTTGAAATTCCCTAGTATGCACCACTTGAATGCAATCGCCCCCTCTTTGCCCTTTTTTGATTTCTTCAACACTATCTAGGGGGAATTTTTGCCTCAAAAACTCTTCAATCGCCAATTCTTGCACCTCGCCTTGGAATTGCTGTGAGCTTAATTCTGCCTTTCTTTGAGCGTTTTTCAACTCGTTTCTTAACATTTCTAATTGCTCTTCTTGCTGCTTGAATTTCAATTCATTTTTTTCATGCAAAGCTTTTTCTATTTTTTCCCTTTCCGTTTCCAATTTTTCATTCAATTTTTTTTCATTTTCCGCTTTCAATCGGCTCTCTGCTTCGTTATTTTCTCTTTTTAGCCTTTCAATTTCCGCTTCTTTTTGGTGCAATTCCTGAACTTGTTTGGACTTCTCATCCAATTCTTTTTGCAACAATTCCAAGCCTTTTTGCTGCTCTAAAAAAGCGTTTTTTCTGGCTTCTTCAATGATTTTAGCCCTTTCATCTTGCAAAGCTAAAGCGCTCGCTTGTTTGACCGCCTCATCAAATTTGGCCTGTTGCTCTTTTGCTCGCTCTTTTAGGGCCTCTTCTTTTTGCTCTAAATTTTTGAAATCGCTTAGATACTGTGCTCTTTTTTCATTCACCTCTTTTTCAAACTCTTTTTGTTGGGCTAAAAACTTATTTTGATTTTCTAACTCAATCTGTTTGTATAGCGCTTCTCTCACATCAATGAGCGTTTGACACTTGGGGCATGTGATTTGATTTTCTTGCATGATTTTCCTTTAAGATTTGGTTTTTTATATTTTATAATAGAATGAGATCAGTTTAATTTAAGATAGAGTGCCACTCATCAATCATTTTTTAGAATAAGTTATTTTACAAAGCCAATCTGATGAAAACAAAAGTATAAAACCAATTGCTTTTGGAAGTCTTATCAAACTCAACCCACATAATGAAAATCCCCTATTCGCATTTATTGCGCTTTCTTGCACTCAATTCCATTATTCTGGCATGTGCCTAGTTGCCCCCTATGAAAACGATTCTATTATTTTTGAGTTATTGCATTGCATTGATTTTCAAGCACGCAATTTTGAATACCAACAACTTGTTCAATTAGATCCGAAAGAAATTAAAACCCAAATCCTTGAGCGTTTAAAACACCAAAAGCAAAAATCAAACATTAAGAAATAAAAATTAAAACGCAATAAGTAAGAAATAACAAACAACAAGTAAACTAAACACATTAAACATTAAATATAAAGACACCAACAACTAAAAATATAAGCATTAAGAAATAACAAACAATAAGCAAACAAGAATTAAACAAAATCAAGAAGTAAAAAAGAAAGAAAAGCTCAATCTTTCAAAACTAAGCAACAAGAAGTTCTTTTGTCAGGTAATACTCTTTGGCTTTTAACAAGCGAATGTTAAAAGCTTTTCTCTAGAAAGGAGGTGATCCAACCGCAGGTTCACCTACGGTTACCTTGTTACGACTTCACCCCAGTCGCTGTGTGTGCCGTGGGCAGTAGCCAATTTAGCATCCTGACTTAAGGCAAACACAACTCCCATGGTGTGACGGGCGGTGAGTACAAGACCCGGGAACGTATTCACCGCAACATGGCTGATTTGCGATTACTAGCGATTCCAGCTTCATGCAGGCGAGTTGCAGCCTACAATCCGAACTGAGAGGCGTTTTGAAGATTGGCTCCACTTCGCAGTATTGCTTCTCTTTGTGCACCCCATTGTAGCACGTGTGTAGCCCTAGGCGTAAGGGCCATGATGACTTGACGTCGTCCCCACCTTCCTCCTCCTTACGGAGGCAGTATCCTTAGAGTTCTCAGCATGACCTGTTAGCAACTAAGAAAGGGGGTTGCGCTCGTTGCGGGACTTAACCCAACATCTCACGACACGAGCTGACGACAGCCGTGCAGCACCTGTTTTCAAGGTCTAGCAAGCCAGACACTCCACTATTTCTAGCAGATTCTCTCAATGTCAAGCCTAGGTAAGGTTCTTCGTGTATCTTCGAATTAAACCACATGCTCCACCGCTTGTGCGGGTCCCCGTCTATTCCTTTGAGTTTTAATCTTGCGACCGTACTCCCCAGGCGGGATGCTTAATGCGTTAGCTGCATTACTGGAGAGACTAAGCCCTCCAACAACTAGCATCCATCGTTTAGGGCGTGGACTACCAGGGTATCTAATCCTGTTTGCTCCCCACGCTTTCGCGCAATCAGCGTCAGTAATGTTCCAGCAGGTCGCCTTCGCAATGAGTATTCCTCTTGATCTCTACGGATTTTACCCCTACACCAAGAATTCCACCTACCTCTCCCACACTCTAGAATAGTAGTTTCAAATGCAGTTCTATGGTTAAGCCATAGGATTTCACACCTGACTGACTATCCCGCCTACGCGCTCTTTACGCCCAGTGATTCCGAGTAACGCTTGCACCCTCCGTATTACCGCGGCTGCTGGCACGGAGTTAGCCGGTGCTTATTCGTTAGATACCGTCATTATCTTCTCTAACAAAAGGAGTTTACAATCCTAAAACCTTCATCCTCCACGCGGCGTTGCTGCTTCAGGGTTTCCCCCATTGAGCAATATTCCCTACTGCTGCCTCCCGTAGGAGTCTGGACCGTGTCTCAGTTCCAGTGTGTCCGTTCACCCTCTCAGGCCGGATACCCGTCATAGCCTTGGTAAGCCATTACCTTACCAACAAGCTGATAGGACATAGGCTGATCTCTTAGCGATAAATCTTTCCCCCGTAGGGAGTATCTGGTATTAATCATCGTTTCCAATGGCTATCCCAAACTAAGAGGCACATGACCTATGCGTTACTCACCCGTGCGCCACTAATCAGCACTCTAGCAAGCTAGAAGCTTCATCGTTCGACTTGCATGTATTAGGCACGCCGCCAGCGTTCACTCTGAGCCAGGATCAAACTCTCCATAAAAGTGTTTGTCCTAAAGCTCTTTTGTTTTTTGATAGGCTATCATTATTTCTAATAATAGCTTTAGCGTATCACAAGAACTCGTTTTATACTTTATTGAATAAAACGGGTTGTGTTCTTAAGTATTACAACAACAAAACAGAAAGAAACTTTTCAAAAAGGTTTAGCCAAACGCTAACCTTAAAATACTCTCATGCCATTCAGTCATCAATCATAATGATATAAATGATATAATCATCATAATCAATGAAATTGATTGGCACTGGTTGGATAAGAATTTCTTATAAAAGAATGAAAGTTATTGAAACCCTCACTCTTTTTATAATAAGTCATCCTTAAATCATTTAGAATATCCCTTTAAAAAAAACTTCTATCAATTTGCTTAGTTTTCAAAGATCGTTTGCTTTTAATCAGCTATCCTTGTAAGTTATCAAGCGGCTTTTTAAAAGCCCTTGCTGAAACAAGGAAATGAAAGTATAGTCATAGAAAGCTTAAGGTTTGCTTAAACTATAAAAATTTTTGACAGAGTAAGTTAAAATTTTAAAACGATTGGGTTTTGAGAAATCTAAATACCGCCAAAAACACGCACACATTCCCCATAAAACCACTACTATAAGTGCTAATTTATCTCCGTTTTCAAAAATAACTCCATAATAGAGAGCAAAAAATGAAATCATGGATTAGAAAAATCCGCTTAAGCTAACCCTTTTAAAATGGGTGCTTTTTTGTCCCCTTGGTGGGGGATCGTGTTAGTTCTTCTTAAAGAGTTGGTCTTTAAATGGGTTGTTAAAAGACTCGTTGGTGGAAGAGTTCTTTTTCTTGGGGGTGTGCTGAGGCAAATTATCTACAATGTCAGCGACACTGCGTTCTCTCACATTGCAAGACTTCTTCAAGTCTGAAGGAACAGAATTGGGGCTTTCTTGAATGTTGGCGATGAAGACTTCAAAGCCTTTCTCCCAAGCGGCTTCTAACACAAGCACAAAATCGGTATCCCTGCTGAACAGCAAAATACACCCTCCTTGTTTGGTGCAATATAGCTTGGTAATATCGTGCGCCAACAGCGCATCAACTTGTTTTTGACGCAACTTTAAGTAAGGTATGAAAATCTTGGCTTCTAGACCATTATAGACTTCTTTGTCTTCGAACTTATATACGAATTTGAACTTTACCCGCCCGACTCGTAATTTCACTTGATTTTGTTGGGCGATCACATGGTTGAAAGATTGGATAATCCCTGATTTATTCACTCTTTCCTCATAATCTTTAGGATTCTTCTCTTTATACTCCTCAAGTTCTTCGTTTTTATTGCCCTTGATTCTAGGTTCAACTTCTGTGAAAGGCTCAGATACATAAAAATAGATCCGCTTCAATTCCTCTTCAGGCTCCAAAAACGAACGGATTAGCGCTAAGAGTTGATCGGGATTGTTGAAATTAAAATTAGGCTCTTTTAAACGCTCATCCGTTTCTTGGATTGCTTTCAAATCGGCGAGAAGATTTTCCCAATCCACAAAAATCGTGGTTTCAGTTTTTTCCATGCTTTCTCCCAAAATATGAATTTTGCCATAAGGGTTGAGTATAGCATGGGGATTTAAACATGCCTTGTTTTTTAAAATAAAGGTTCTGTTCTCATCAAACAGACACTCAAAGCCTTAATTAATTTCTTTCATTTTTTAAAAACTTTATAGTAAAACTTTCTTGAGAATATGAGGGGATATTTCGCGCTTTAATGTTCTTTCAAACCCTTTAAATCCCCCTTAACCTGATCGCTTTTTTTAAGGAGTTATCGTTTAACTTGCATCAGGCTTTTTGTATTTTGATGGTAAAAAACGCTTTTTAACCTTTTTTAAAATTTGACAACCAACGCCCCATTAAAAAACAGAGCCAAAAATTCAGTTTAACAAACAGCAAGCTAGAAAAGAAGCGATTAAAGCTTTGCCTTGAAAAAAAACGAACACCAACGCTAAAAAGAGTTTAGAGTTTTAAAAAAGTTGGTGGTAAAACTAAAAAGGGATTAAAAAACTCTTTTTCAAGCCAATCCAATCCATTTAAAAAGTTTTACGCTAATTTTAAGAGGAGCGGTTAAAAAACGGATTTCAACCCCTAAAGAGCGTTCTACCCATCAGCATGATGGATAAAAGAATCTTAACAGAAATTAATGGCGGACTTCTTTAATCCTTGCTGCCTTACCTCTCCTATCGCGCAAGTAGTAGAGCTTCGCGCGGCGTACCCTGCCCACACGCAACACCTCAACGCTCGCCAAACTTTCGCTATAAAAAGGGAAAATTTTCTCCACGCCGATATTGTTAGCCCCTATTTTACGCACGCAAAAAGCCTTATCCACGCCATTGCCTCTAATCGCAATGCACACGCCTTCAAAATACTGAGTTCGTGTTTTTTCGCCTTCTTTAATGGTGATACCCAATCTCAAAGTATCGCCAGCTTTAAACGCTGGCATGGTCTTGTCTTTTAATTGAGTGTCTTCAAACTGCTGAATGTAGCGGTTTTTCATGTGTTTTCCTTAATGTCAATTTCATGATTTGTGCTGTTTGAATAAATCAAGGCGGTAAAATTTTGTCCTTAATTTTGACAAATCAAGTTTTAGTTGCTTGATTTTAGCATGATTTCCTTTAGAATATTCTAAAGGAGCAGGGATTTTATTGATTTCTTTGGATTTAAAAACAGCGTTAGCGAAATTAGGGGCCTCCAAATAATTATTTTCAAAACTCTCATTTTCTAAAGATTGGGCGTTACCCAAAACCCCTTGAATGTGGCGAGCGATACTATCTATCAAGCACAACGCCCCAAGCTCGCCCCCTGTTAAAATAAAATCGCCTATACAAAAAACCTCATCAGCGCTCAATTCAATAGAGCGTTCATCAAAGCCCTCATAACGCCCGCACACCAAAACGACATGCTTTTTTTGAGCCAAACGCATCGCGTCTATTTGCTTGAAAGGCTTGCCCACCGCGCTTAAAAAAATCGTGTGTTTAGGGTTTTTAACAAAATGGAGCGCGTTTTCTACCATCTCAGGGTCTAAAATTTGCCCTGCACCCCCACCAATGAGCGTGTGATCCGCTTTTTGAAATTTATTAGCGCTAAAATCTCTAAGGTTTAACACTTCTAATTCAAAAAGATTTTTTTCTAACGCTCTTTTTAAAATAGAATCTTCAAAATAAGGCAAGATGAGTTGCGGGAAAAGGGTTAAAACGCTGAATTTCACTCAACTATTCTCTAAAAGCGTTTTAGCGTTATGGGTGGTTATTTTTTTGTCTTGCAAAAGGATTTCTTGGATATAAAAATCCCTATAAGGGATTAAAAAAATCTTAGCCAAACCTTTTTCAACCAAGTTCAGCGTGGTTTCAACCATGAAATAATCTGTTTGAGAAATCCTTTGGATTTCTATGACTTTTCCTAGAATCTCGTTTTCTTCCACCACGCTAAGCCCTATTAAATCGCAATAAAAAAACTCGCCCTCTTTTAAAACACAGAGTTTTTTACTCTCTGCTTCGCTCATAAAAAGCCCTAAATTAGTCAGCTCTTTAGCCTTTTCGGGCGTGTGGATAGTTTCTAAAAACAACAAATTTTTGGCATGTTCATAAGAATGGATTGTATATTCTTTAAAAGAAGAAGCGCGAGAGAAAGCGTTCAAGGGAGCGACACTCACCTTAACGCCTTTTTTTAAGCACTCCGGAAAATCGCTCTCTAAATGAAGCTTTAACCCCCCATTAAGCCCCACGCTTTTACCAATTCTGCCCACTAAAAGCATAGAAACCATTCAAGGCGTTTGATCGCTATTTTTACTGGCAAAAACAACGATTTTATAAGAAAACCCGTCTTTGGCTTTCACACCAGAAACAAACGCCTTAATCGCACTCACCATTTTGCCCTCTTTACCAATCACATGCCCCATGTCTGATGGGTGGGTATAAATAGTGATTTGTTTGACTTTATCTTCTAAAAGCGTGTGCTCTACGCTCAAAGCTTGCGGAAAAGAAACAACCTTTTTTAAATATTTTTCTAAAAAAGTTGCCACACAATACGAATAGTCCTTACAATCAGCTTGAGAAAAAGGCGTGTTCAAAGGATCTAATTCGCGCATTTAACCTCACAAAACCTTAGGCTTTTTGAGAAAGCTTTTCCACCCTCTCGCTCATTTTAGCCCCCACGCCTTTCCAATAATCCAAGCGCTCCTTATCAATCTTAATATCTTTAGGCTCGCTTAAAGGGTTGTAATACCCAATGGATTCAATCCAGCCTCCATCCCTTCTTTTCCTAGAATCGGTTACCACCACTCTGTAAAAAGGCTTTTTCTTTCTCCCGATGCGCGTGAGTCTAATGACTGTCATTACAAAAATCTCCTAAAATATTCATATTAAATTTGAGATTATACAACAAAAGCGCCTAAAACATGCTTAAAAGTTAGTGCATTTTAGGGGGCGTTTGATTTTTAGCCTGACTCATGAGATTCATCAAATCGCTAATACCCTTTTTATTG
The Helicobacter pylori genome window above contains:
- a CDS encoding DUF2130 domain-containing protein, yielding MQENQITCPKCQTLIDVREALYKQIELENQNKFLAQQKEFEKEVNEKRAQYLSDFKNLEQKEEALKERAKEQQAKFDEAVKQASALALQDERAKIIEEARKNAFLEQQKGLELLQKELDEKSKQVQELHQKEAEIERLKRENNEAESRLKAENEKKLNEKLETEREKIEKALHEKNELKFKQQEEQLEMLRNELKNAQRKAELSSQQFQGEVQELAIEEFLRQKFPLDSVEEIKKGQRGGDCIQVVHTREFQNCGKIYYESKRTKEFQKAWVEKLKSDMREIGADVGVIVSEALPKEMERMGLFEGVWVCSFEEFKGLSAVLREGVIQVGLAKKSQENKGDKVNLLYHYLTSSEFSMQVNAIIEGFEQLRADLESEKRAMNRIWKSREKQIDKVFEGTINMYGSIKGIAGNAIGQVKALELGYDGEDLE
- a CDS encoding NYN domain-containing protein yields the protein MEKTETTIFVDWENLLADLKAIQETDERLKEPNFNFNNPDQLLALIRSFLEPEEELKRIYFYVSEPFTEVEPRIKGNKNEELEEYKEKNPKDYEERVNKSGIIQSFNHVIAQQNQVKLRVGRVKFKFVYKFEDKEVYNGLEAKIFIPYLKLRQKQVDALLAHDITKLYCTKQGGCILLFSRDTDFVLVLEAAWEKGFEVFIANIQESPNSVPSDLKKSCNVRERSVADIVDNLPQHTPKKKNSSTNESFNNPFKDQLFKKN
- the rplS gene encoding 50S ribosomal protein L19 gives rise to the protein MKNRYIQQFEDTQLKDKTMPAFKAGDTLRLGITIKEGEKTRTQYFEGVCIAIRGNGVDKAFCVRKIGANNIGVEKIFPFYSESLASVEVLRVGRVRRAKLYYLRDRRGKAARIKEVRH
- the trmD gene encoding tRNA (guanosine(37)-N1)-methyltransferase TrmD: MKFSVLTLFPQLILPYFEDSILKRALEKNLFELEVLNLRDFSANKFQKADHTLIGGGAGQILDPEMVENALHFVKNPKHTIFLSAVGKPFKQIDAMRLAQKKHVVLVCGRYEGFDERSIELSADEVFCIGDFILTGGELGALCLIDSIARHIQGVLGNAQSLENESFENNYLEAPNFANAVFKSKEINKIPAPLEYSKGNHAKIKQLKLDLSKLRTKFYRLDLFKQHKS
- the rimM gene encoding ribosome maturation factor RimM (Essential for efficient processing of 16S rRNA), with amino-acid sequence MVSMLLVGRIGKSVGLNGGLKLHLESDFPECLKKGVKVSVAPLNAFSRASSFKEYTIHSYEHAKNLLFLETIHTPEKAKELTNLGLFMSEAESKKLCVLKEGEFFYCDLIGLSVVEENEILGKVIEIQRISQTDYFMVETTLNLVEKGLAKIFLIPYRDFYIQEILLQDKKITTHNAKTLLENS
- a CDS encoding KH domain-containing protein — translated: MRELDPLNTPFSQADCKDYSYCVATFLEKYLKKVVSFPQALSVEHTLLEDKVKQITIYTHPSDMGHVIGKEGKMVSAIKAFVSGVKAKDGFSYKIVVFASKNSDQTP
- the rpsP gene encoding 30S ribosomal protein S16, which codes for MTVIRLTRIGRKKKPFYRVVVTDSRKRRDGGWIESIGYYNPLSEPKDIKIDKERLDYWKGVGAKMSERVEKLSQKA